The stretch of DNA GTTGAGCGCTCCTGGAGCAGCATCAAATTGATGTTTCGCTAACAGATAACGAGGGAGTGAGGAAGACGCAAAGTGGCCTAGGTAGCACCACCAGTGCCGATAAAGGGCTAAACTTTCTGCGCAGTACGTAGTACTCAGTATACCTCGTTCATCACTTCGCTCTTTTACCTTTTCTCCTCTTCACCGTTTCTATGCGCCTTTGTTTTGCTTCCAACAATGCTCACAAGCTAGATGAAATTCGGCCACTGCTGCCGGCTTCAGTGGAGCTAGTTAGCCTAGCCGCCATTGGGTGCGAAGAAGAGCTACCCGAAACCCAGGATACGCTGGAAGGCAACGCCCGCCAAAAGGCTGAATACGTGTGGAACAACTACGGCGTAGCCTGCTTCGCTGATGATACTGGCCTAGAGGTGACGGCCCTAAACGGGGAGCCCGGTGTGTACTCGGCCCGGTACGCGGGCCCCCAGCGCTCAGCGGCTGATAACGTGCAGAAACTACTGCAGGAGCTCCGGGGCCGCTCCGACCGCTCGGCCCGCTTCCGCACCGTGGTGGCGCTGGTGCTGCCCGGCGGCGAAGTACACGAGTTTGCGGGCGCCGTAGAAGGCACTATCATCAACGAATTACGCGGGCAGGAAGGCTTCGGCTACGATCCGGTTTTTTGTCCTATTGAGAGTAACGGGCGCACTTTTGCCGAGATGAGCCTGCCAGAAAAAAATGCCATCAGCCACCGCAGCCGGGCCGTGGCCAAGCTGGTGCATTTCCTGAACCAGCGGCTGAAATAGAGGTTTAGCGGGCCATTTCGCCCGGCTTTTCTCTTACTCAGCAGCAAACTTCTTACTTTTGCAGGGTTGGCCCCGCCGGTACGGGCCTATTCCCACCCCCAATGCAACACCCTTTCATCGTCGGTATCACGGGCGGTAGCGCCTCCGGTAAGACTACTTTTCTGCGTCGGCTACTGGCTTCGTTTCCCGAGGAAGATATCTGCCTGATTTCACAGGACAACTACTATCATCCCCGTGAAAGCCAGCTGGTAGATGCCCAGGGCGTCACGAACTTTGACCTTCCCAGCAGCATTGATTCGGCGGCGTATGCCGCTGACGTATTGCGCATCAGCCAGGGCCTGGAGGTACGCCGGCAAGAGTACACCTTTAATAACCCGAACGTAGTACCCGCTGAGCTGGTGTTCCGGCCCGCTCCCATTGTAGTAGTAGAAGGCATCTTTGTGTTTTACTTTGAAGAAGTAGCCAAGCTGCTGGACCTGAAAGTGTACATCGATGCGCGGGAACACGTGAAGCTGCAGCGCCGCATCGTCAGGGACCGGGATGAGCGCGGCTATGACCTGGAAGATGTGCTGTACCGCTACACCAACCACGTGGCCCCCACTTACGAGAAATACATTAAGCCCTTCAAGCACGACGCCGACGTCATTATCCCCAACAACCGGCACTTTGATCGTGGTCTGGATGTGCTGGTGGGGTACCTGAAGGGCAAAATAGCCGCTAACGCCTCATAGCCACTGGCCTAGCTCAATCACAAAAGCCTCGCTGCCCTACCGGCAGCGAGACTTTTTATTTCCACTGTGTAAAGGATTAATGCAGGCCAGGAAGCGGTAGAATACTGAAACGTGCTGGCTTACATAGCTCTGTAATGCCAACTTCCTGCGCTGTACTGCACCGCACCAACAGGAATATAGTAAAGCAGTTTTCTTGCAATAGTAAGGGCAAAGTGCAGTTGTAAAGCACACAAAAACTCCTGCCTGAGAGCAGACTGTAGCAGGATACTTTGCACCGGGCTACGCAAAAAAGTATATTTGTACTTCTTACCCCCGAAGATTTTGCGTTTCCTACCTGCCTTTATGCCTCGCCTGCGCTTCGCGCTGCTCACAGCCACCGTGCTGTTTGTGCTGTCGCTGAACCACCAGGCCGTGGCTACGCTCCGGGTAATTCCGGCGGGTAAAGGCACTCAGGTAAGCGCGGGCCCTAGGGCCGCCGTGGTAAAGCAGCGCGTAACGCTGGAAGCCACTTCGCCACTGGTGTTTTTGCTGGCGCCGGCGGCTGATGCCTGGCTGCCTTCACCTACACCGCCGACTACCATTTCCTGGTTGCGGGCTCGTTTAGCGGAGCCGCAGCCCCGCCCCAGCGCCGTACCGGATTTGTTTCGGAGCCGGCTGCTCGTTGCCGCCCTCTCGCCACATGCCCCCTAGGCAAGCTGGCCTGCTGAAAAGCAGTTGCATTGCTAGGCCACTTAGCGCCCTCTCCCGTTGCTGATGCGGCCGGGAATGCTGGCCCTACAGGCATCAACCATGCTTTTCCGGAGCGCCTTTGCGCCGCATCAGCTTATCCTGGATTCAGAATACCTACTTTTTATCAAATGCGAAATAAAGGACTCGTCATTACGCTGACGCTTATTGTGTCGGCGTTGTGCATCTACTTCCTGACGCTCACCTTCGTGTCACGAGGGGTGCAGCGCGACGCGGTGGCCTACGCCAGCCGCGGGGGCAAACTCGTGGAAGCCAAGCGCCAGCACTACCTCGATTCCGTGTGGCGCGCACCCGTATTCGGGCCGCTTACTTACAAGGATGTGCGCACCTCAGAGCTTGGCCTCGGCCTTGACCTGAATGGTGGTATGCACGTAACGCTGGAAGTATCGCCGGTAGAGATTGTGCGGGCCATGTCGGCCAACTCAAAAGACCCGGCCTTCAACAAAGCCATTACTCAGGCCCAGGAGCTGCAGAAGGCTAGCCCTTCTACGCCCTTCACCACCCTGTTTGCGCAGACCTACCGCGACGCCGCTCCTAACGGCAAACTGGCTTCCATCTTCGCCAACACGCTCAACAAGAGCCGCAACATCGACATCAACTCTTCCGACGCGAAGGTATTGGGCGCTATTAACAAGGAAATTGAGGAAGCCATTGACCGCTCCTTCAACATCCTCCGCTCCCGTATCGACAAGTTTGGCACCAGCCAGCCGAACATTCAGCGCGTAAAGGGCACTGGCCGTATTCAGGTAGAATTACCCGGCGTAGACAACCCCGACCGTGTACGTAAGCTGCTGCAAGGCCAGGCTAAGCTGGAGTTCTGGGAAGTATGGCGCCCCGATGAGTTTGCTCCCTACCTCAACCAGCTTAATGAAGTACTGAGTGCCAAGGAAGCTGCCGCTGCTCCAGTAGCGGCCAACACTGCGGCCACTACTGGCACCACAGCTGCCGCCGGCGACACCACTTCTCTGGCTAGCCAACTCGCTAAAAAAGGAACTGCTACCGCTAAAACCGACTCGGCAGCGCCTAAGAAAAACGTACTGGCCAGCCTGTTCACCATGCCTGGCACCCTGGGTGCTAACGTGCGCGACACCGCCCGCGTGAATGCCGTACTGCGCAGCCCCGACACCCGGGCTGTATTGCCCTCTAACCTAACGTTCCTGTGGGGTGTGAAGCCCGACATTATCGAAGGTCAGGAGTACTTGCAGCTCTACGCTATCCGCAAAGCTAATGGCGTTGAAGCTCCCATTGGCGGCGAAGTTATCAGCGACGCTCGTGGCGACTTCGACCAGCTCAGCGGTCGTGCTGAAGTATCTATGCAGATGACACCCGGTGGCGGCCGGAAGTGGCAGAAGCTAACCGGCGCCAACATTGGCCGTCAGGTTGCTATTGTCCTTGATGACTATGTGTACTCGGCCCCAGTAGTGCAGGCTGAAATTGCAGGCGGCAACTCCAGTATTTCCGGCAACTTCACCATTGAGGAAGCACAGGACCTGGCTAACATTCTGAAGGCCGGTAAGCTGCCCGCTCCTACCCGCATTGTAGAAGAAGCCGTAGTAGGCCCCTCACTGGGTCAGGAAGCCACCAACCAGGGGTTGTACTCTTCGCTGGCGGGCCTCGTGATTATCATGATCTTCATGGCCGTGTACTACGGCCGGGCCGGCATGGTAGCCGATGCTTCCCTGCTGTTCAACATGTTCCTGATTCTGGGTGTGCTGGCGCAGTTCTCCTTCGCCCTCACCCTGCCTGGTATTGCCGGTCTGGTACTGGTAATTGGTACCTCTGTAGATGCCAACGTACTGATCTTCGAACGCATCCGGGAAGAGCTTGACCATGGCCTACAGACCCAGGACGCTATCAGCAAAGGCTATAGCCGCGCCTTCTCGGCCATTTTCGACTCCAACGTTACCACGCTGATCATTGCCCTGATTCTGGGCTTCTTCGGTACGGGCCCGGTGCAGAACTTCGCTATTACGCTGGGTATTGGTGTATTCACCTCGTTCCTGTCGGCGGTATACGTGTCGCGCCTCATCATTGAGCGTATCACCAAAGGCAAAGCAGCCAGCTCTCTCACGTTTGACACTGCTGTTTCGCGTCACCTGTTCAAAGGCACCAACTTTGACATCGTAGGCAAGCGCAAGTACGCTTACATCGTTTCTACGGTGGTTATCGTGCTGGGCTTCGTGCTGATGGCCATGCAGGGCGGCCCGAACCTGGGTGTTGACTTCCGCGGTGGACGCGAATACATCGTAGACTTCAACAAGGCCATTCCGGCTTCGGATGTGCGCGACGTGCTGACGAAAGAATACTTCGGGGGTGCTGGTACAGAAGTAAAAACCTTCGGTGCCAACAACCGCCTGCGTATCACTACGGGTTACCTGGCCGCCGATGAAAGCACCGACGCCGACAAGAAGGTGCGCACCGCGCTGGAGACTGGCCTGGCCAAGAAATATGGCGCAGAAAATCCCACTATTAAGAGCTCTTCGAAAGTAGGCGCTACCATTGCCGATGACATCAAGAAGACCTCGGTAGTGAGCTTGGGCCTGACGCTGCTGGCCATCTTCGTATACGTACTGTTCCGCTTTGAGAAGTGGCAGTACTCGATGGCTGCCGTAGTGGCGCTGTTCCACGATGCTCTGCTGGTAATTGCTACTTTCCCCATTGCGCGGGCCCTGGGCCTGAACTACGAAATGGATCAGGTGTTTGTGGCAGCTGTGCTCACGGTAATTGGCTTCTCGATGAACGATACCATCGTTATCTATGACCGAATTCGAGAGTACCTACGCGAGAACAAGCACCTGACGTTTGCGCAGGTGGTAAACCCCGCCCTGAACAGCACCTTCTCCCGCACCATGATTACGTTCACCACGGTATTCCTGGTGGTTGGGGTACTCTACGTGTTCGGTGGCGAAACTCTACGCTCGTTCTCCTTTGCCATGCTGATCGGTATCATCTACGGTACGTACTCGTCGCTGTTTATTGCGGCTCCGCTGATCCTGGACACCTACGGTCGCAGGGAGAAAGCCAACCTGAATACTACTACCGACGCTGGTGCTCCTAAGCTCTCGACGGCCAACATTTAATGCTTAGAAAGGTGGCCTAGGCCACTCTCTTTCTAGCTAAAAAGCCCGGTTCGCAAGGACCGGGCTTTTTTTATTAAATTTTCTGAATACTCAGGCAACCTTTAGGCGGGCTGCTCCGAGTGGGTTAGTAGATAGACGCTCCGCTGCCGTGGTTACTCCCAACCCTGAACATGCGCTTCTCACCCAGTTGCTCGTCGGATGCCGAGGGAACGACCGGGCCAGCCAGCGGCAGCTGTATCTGCGCCATTACGCCTATGCCCTCAGCATCTGTCTGCGCTACCTCCACGACCGGGACGCTAGTCAGGAGGCCGTAAACGACGGATTTATCAAGGTATTCCAGGAGCTTCCGCGCTTTGATGAGCAGCGCTTCCCTGATCTGGCCGGGTCGTTGCGCGGGTGGCTGCGGCGGATTATGGTTCGTACGGCCATTGACCACTTCCGGGCCCTGAACCGCCACGCCTTTCAGGTGGATCTGGATACCGTGCCTGCTCCTCCTGATGTCGCCTGCTCACCGCTCGACACGCTCTCATTTGAGGAACTATTGCGGCTGATTGGGCATCTGCCCCCTGCTTACCGCACCGTATTTAACCTCTTTGTGATTGATGGTTACACCCACGAAGAAATTGCGGAACAGCTAGGTATTTCGGTTGGCGCCTCCAAGTCGAATTTATTTAAGGCTCGGGCTCAGCTCAAACTTTTGCTTAAACAACAACAACACCATGCGTACGCCGGATATGTCAGATGAAGAGCTAGACCGGCTGTTCCAACGGGGAGCCGAGGCCTTCCCCGACGAGACATCCCTTAGCGGCTGGCTGCGCTTAGAAACGCAACTAGATGAGGCGGCGCGGCAGCACCAAGTGCGGCGCCAGCTGTGGCAACGCGTGGCTGGCTTGTTTGCAACAGAAATGGGAGTAGTTGCTGTGTTCTTGTGGCTCTGGCTAGGCCACTTCCCAGGTGGCCTAGCTACCACTGGGCTACCCACAAGCCCCTTATCTCAAACTACAAGCACTTTATCTAAAGAAGTCACAGTCACCCAGCAGTCTACCCTTATTAAGCAGGCAGCGACCAGCCAGGTTGAGCGAGAGCACCAGCCGCTGGCACAGAGGCAAAACCCCAGTACCACGGCACCAAAGTTGGCTGACTTAAAGGGGTCTGAGGTTGCGTTGCAAGAAACCAGGTCAGGACGGCTGCTTCGGTTTTCACGCCCGAAGATGCCTTTTGCGGGAGCTGCTAGTCTGGCAGTTAGCAGCTCCCGCACTTACCGGCCTGCAGTTATACCTCCCACGAAAGAAGC from Hymenobacter taeanensis encodes:
- the rdgB gene encoding RdgB/HAM1 family non-canonical purine NTP pyrophosphatase, whose amino-acid sequence is MRLCFASNNAHKLDEIRPLLPASVELVSLAAIGCEEELPETQDTLEGNARQKAEYVWNNYGVACFADDTGLEVTALNGEPGVYSARYAGPQRSAADNVQKLLQELRGRSDRSARFRTVVALVLPGGEVHEFAGAVEGTIINELRGQEGFGYDPVFCPIESNGRTFAEMSLPEKNAISHRSRAVAKLVHFLNQRLK
- a CDS encoding uridine kinase family protein, which produces MQHPFIVGITGGSASGKTTFLRRLLASFPEEDICLISQDNYYHPRESQLVDAQGVTNFDLPSSIDSAAYAADVLRISQGLEVRRQEYTFNNPNVVPAELVFRPAPIVVVEGIFVFYFEEVAKLLDLKVYIDAREHVKLQRRIVRDRDERGYDLEDVLYRYTNHVAPTYEKYIKPFKHDADVIIPNNRHFDRGLDVLVGYLKGKIAANAS
- the secDF gene encoding protein translocase subunit SecDF, with product MRNKGLVITLTLIVSALCIYFLTLTFVSRGVQRDAVAYASRGGKLVEAKRQHYLDSVWRAPVFGPLTYKDVRTSELGLGLDLNGGMHVTLEVSPVEIVRAMSANSKDPAFNKAITQAQELQKASPSTPFTTLFAQTYRDAAPNGKLASIFANTLNKSRNIDINSSDAKVLGAINKEIEEAIDRSFNILRSRIDKFGTSQPNIQRVKGTGRIQVELPGVDNPDRVRKLLQGQAKLEFWEVWRPDEFAPYLNQLNEVLSAKEAAAAPVAANTAATTGTTAAAGDTTSLASQLAKKGTATAKTDSAAPKKNVLASLFTMPGTLGANVRDTARVNAVLRSPDTRAVLPSNLTFLWGVKPDIIEGQEYLQLYAIRKANGVEAPIGGEVISDARGDFDQLSGRAEVSMQMTPGGGRKWQKLTGANIGRQVAIVLDDYVYSAPVVQAEIAGGNSSISGNFTIEEAQDLANILKAGKLPAPTRIVEEAVVGPSLGQEATNQGLYSSLAGLVIIMIFMAVYYGRAGMVADASLLFNMFLILGVLAQFSFALTLPGIAGLVLVIGTSVDANVLIFERIREELDHGLQTQDAISKGYSRAFSAIFDSNVTTLIIALILGFFGTGPVQNFAITLGIGVFTSFLSAVYVSRLIIERITKGKAASSLTFDTAVSRHLFKGTNFDIVGKRKYAYIVSTVVIVLGFVLMAMQGGPNLGVDFRGGREYIVDFNKAIPASDVRDVLTKEYFGGAGTEVKTFGANNRLRITTGYLAADESTDADKKVRTALETGLAKKYGAENPTIKSSSKVGATIADDIKKTSVVSLGLTLLAIFVYVLFRFEKWQYSMAAVVALFHDALLVIATFPIARALGLNYEMDQVFVAAVLTVIGFSMNDTIVIYDRIREYLRENKHLTFAQVVNPALNSTFSRTMITFTTVFLVVGVLYVFGGETLRSFSFAMLIGIIYGTYSSLFIAAPLILDTYGRREKANLNTTTDAGAPKLSTANI
- a CDS encoding RNA polymerase sigma factor; translation: MVTPNPEHALLTQLLVGCRGNDRASQRQLYLRHYAYALSICLRYLHDRDASQEAVNDGFIKVFQELPRFDEQRFPDLAGSLRGWLRRIMVRTAIDHFRALNRHAFQVDLDTVPAPPDVACSPLDTLSFEELLRLIGHLPPAYRTVFNLFVIDGYTHEEIAEQLGISVGASKSNLFKARAQLKLLLKQQQHHAYAGYVR